A portion of the Novosphingobium sp. KA1 genome contains these proteins:
- a CDS encoding translocation/assembly module TamB domain-containing protein has product MSGEEDNLPPAESGNLPEADMAVTGDETNERPRLTLGRRLRIRALKTVVTVVLGAVLLAGALIFGIDTGPGHRFVAEQIAGLRFDNGMRIKVGRIEGSLYGRMTLHDLSVSDPQGEFLFSPEIDVDWRPFAYLDKHVDVRSAVAERMVLRRSPRFKPTPPSTEPLLPDLDIDVGRLRIGQFVAEPPVAGVRRILTVDGRAHIADGRAQVFARGGTVAIKGAVKNGEGGDRFDLVLDAVPARNRLALKADVDAPVGGVIAALGGFKQPMALRLDGKGDWKTWNGTFDADLGGSEMARLALTARDGTFVVKGPTRIARLFTGPTAGLLGPVTNVDLTAALDKRKARLSGLVSSDAFTLRPDGVIDLSANSFENLRLQFALLKPTVMAKNLGGSGLTASLALDGAFTAPKAAYKINAARLMMNDMGLEGLSAQGAARVDADKILIPLDARVRRIVGLDTVAGGTLANVTLKGDIAIDGPRVLSDNMRLKSDRIDAGLILVADVGKGFYTGAIDGKIDNYRLESVGLFDIRTNMDLKSENQGFALEGTVHARSRKLFNSTLQSYLGGNFAASSRVRYGSDGIVRFAALRMNAPDLRIVDGQGSWSPAGRIALTARGASQRYGALGVRVTGTLINPDAHLTAEHPGFGIGLANLDARITGVRGGYRLDVRSDTDYGPLKADVNLLMGRQMAIRINSGNLSGVDFAGQMTQTAAGPFAGELTAKGNGIGGALRLAAEGKFQAVDFNLRAKDATFAGPANLTIGSALIDGRAVLYDKPTVVADAQLAGTSIGALDLAAARVLVDYRDGRGQAKGLIEGVSGVPFKLGVNADLAPEMWRVALSGRVRGQSLRTLSPARIVPGKDGYELLPTTLSFGRGQARVAGKYGEGMRFESRMENFDVGVINAFVPGYGLGGSASGSFDFAQAGSDAFPQADARLTITDFTRTSSSTISQPVDINFLGKLVSDGAEAHAVIRKRGSVVGRMEAALRPLPAGGGTWSQRLLEAPLGGGIRYNGPADTLFSFAGQPGQTLVGSVGLAADFSCKLTDPCVNGLVKGRDLTYEYQAYGTKLTNMTLAGRFNGNNFELQSLNANAGSGTVSASGRMSLAAAEGYPMDLAVKLDKARLARSSSLSASATGTVNLTKRAGEKALLSGELRLPETRYQIVREGAVEIPQLTGVRFKPKTGPTRVTGDEQAEPILTAFSTLRLDLHLKAPEKLYVSGMGLDSEWSADFTVGGTSAAPTMAGDVTLIRGNLDFAGRSFDISSGKISFNGGRTIDPSVSIAATDTIEDVAVTVSVSGRAYNPQIEFSSDPSLPDDEILSRILFGSSIANLSAIQAVQLATSLNSLRASGGGLNPLGKLRSATGIDRLRILSPDQTTGRGTALAAGQYLTDDIYVELITDARGFTATQLEVSVTKWLSVLSQAGGSGVNSLNVKIKKDY; this is encoded by the coding sequence ATGAGCGGCGAAGAAGACAACCTGCCCCCGGCAGAGAGCGGAAACCTGCCGGAAGCGGACATGGCAGTGACCGGGGACGAGACGAACGAGCGGCCCCGGCTCACGCTTGGACGGCGCCTGCGCATTCGTGCCCTGAAAACGGTTGTCACCGTGGTGCTGGGCGCGGTGCTGCTGGCCGGGGCCCTGATCTTCGGCATCGATACCGGCCCCGGCCACCGCTTCGTCGCCGAGCAGATCGCGGGGCTGCGCTTCGACAACGGCATGCGCATCAAGGTCGGGCGGATCGAGGGTTCGCTCTACGGCAGGATGACCCTGCACGACCTCTCGGTCAGCGACCCGCAGGGCGAGTTCCTGTTTTCGCCCGAGATCGATGTCGACTGGCGCCCCTTCGCCTATCTCGACAAGCACGTCGACGTGCGCAGCGCCGTGGCCGAGCGGATGGTCCTGCGCCGTTCCCCCCGGTTCAAGCCGACCCCGCCCAGCACCGAGCCGCTGCTGCCCGATCTCGACATCGACGTCGGCCGCCTCCGGATCGGCCAGTTCGTCGCCGAGCCGCCGGTGGCCGGGGTGCGCCGCATCCTCACCGTCGACGGCCGCGCACATATCGCCGATGGCCGCGCGCAGGTCTTTGCCAGGGGCGGCACGGTGGCGATCAAGGGCGCCGTCAAGAACGGGGAGGGCGGGGACCGCTTCGATCTCGTGCTTGATGCCGTGCCCGCCAGGAACCGGCTGGCGCTCAAGGCCGACGTCGATGCGCCGGTGGGCGGCGTGATCGCCGCGCTCGGCGGGTTCAAGCAGCCGATGGCGCTGCGGCTCGACGGCAAGGGCGACTGGAAGACCTGGAACGGCACGTTCGATGCCGATCTTGGCGGCAGCGAGATGGCGCGGCTGGCACTGACCGCGCGGGACGGCACGTTCGTCGTCAAGGGGCCGACCCGGATCGCCCGGCTCTTCACCGGCCCGACCGCGGGTCTGCTGGGGCCGGTGACGAACGTCGATCTCACGGCAGCACTGGACAAGCGCAAGGCCAGGCTGTCGGGCCTGGTGTCGAGCGATGCCTTCACCCTGCGCCCTGACGGCGTGATCGATCTATCCGCCAACAGTTTCGAGAACCTGCGCCTGCAGTTCGCGCTGCTCAAGCCCACGGTGATGGCGAAGAACCTCGGCGGATCGGGGCTGACCGCCTCGCTCGCGCTGGACGGTGCCTTCACCGCGCCAAAGGCTGCCTACAAGATCAATGCCGCGCGTCTGATGATGAACGACATGGGGCTTGAAGGGCTGAGCGCGCAGGGCGCCGCGCGGGTCGATGCCGACAAGATCCTGATCCCCCTCGATGCCCGCGTGCGGCGCATCGTCGGGCTCGACACCGTGGCTGGCGGCACCCTGGCCAATGTCACCCTCAAGGGCGACATTGCCATCGACGGGCCGCGGGTGCTGTCCGACAACATGCGCCTCAAGTCCGACCGCATCGACGCCGGGCTGATCCTGGTCGCCGATGTGGGCAAGGGTTTCTACACCGGCGCCATCGACGGCAAGATCGACAACTACCGCCTCGAGAGCGTCGGCCTGTTCGACATTCGCACGAACATGGACCTCAAGAGCGAGAACCAGGGCTTCGCACTGGAAGGCACGGTCCACGCGCGCTCGCGCAAGCTGTTCAACTCGACCCTGCAAAGTTACCTCGGCGGCAACTTCGCGGCCTCCTCGCGGGTGCGCTACGGTTCGGACGGGATCGTGCGTTTCGCCGCGCTCAGGATGAACGCGCCGGATCTGCGGATCGTCGACGGGCAGGGCAGCTGGTCGCCTGCGGGCCGGATCGCGCTTACCGCGCGCGGCGCCTCGCAGCGTTACGGCGCGCTTGGCGTCAGGGTCACGGGTACGCTGATTAATCCCGACGCGCACCTTACCGCCGAGCATCCCGGCTTCGGGATCGGCCTCGCCAATCTCGATGCGCGGATCACCGGCGTGCGCGGCGGCTACCGCCTCGACGTCCGGAGCGACACCGACTACGGCCCGCTCAAGGCCGACGTGAACCTCTTGATGGGCCGCCAGATGGCGATCCGGATCAACAGCGGCAACTTGTCCGGCGTCGATTTTGCCGGGCAGATGACGCAGACCGCGGCCGGGCCGTTCGCCGGTGAACTGACCGCCAAGGGCAACGGCATCGGCGGCGCGCTGCGGCTGGCGGCCGAAGGCAAGTTCCAGGCCGTGGACTTCAACCTGCGCGCCAAGGACGCGACGTTTGCAGGGCCTGCCAACCTGACCATCGGCTCGGCGCTGATCGACGGGCGCGCGGTGCTTTACGACAAGCCCACCGTGGTTGCCGATGCCCAGCTTGCCGGCACCTCGATCGGCGCACTCGATCTGGCCGCCGCGCGCGTGCTGGTCGATTACCGCGATGGGCGCGGGCAGGCCAAGGGCCTGATCGAAGGGGTTAGCGGGGTGCCGTTCAAGCTCGGCGTCAATGCCGACCTGGCGCCCGAGATGTGGCGCGTGGCGCTCTCCGGGCGGGTTCGCGGCCAGTCGCTGCGCACGCTCAGCCCTGCGCGGATCGTGCCCGGCAAGGACGGCTACGAACTGCTGCCGACCACGCTGTCGTTCGGCCGCGGCCAGGCACGCGTGGCGGGCAAGTACGGCGAAGGCATGCGTTTCGAGAGCCGGATGGAGAATTTCGACGTCGGCGTCATCAATGCCTTCGTGCCGGGCTACGGCCTTGGCGGCAGTGCCAGCGGCAGCTTCGATTTTGCCCAGGCCGGCAGCGATGCCTTCCCGCAGGCCGATGCACGCCTGACCATCACCGACTTCACCCGCACCAGTTCCAGCACGATCAGCCAGCCGGTGGACATCAATTTCCTCGGCAAGCTGGTGAGCGACGGCGCCGAGGCCCATGCCGTGATCCGCAAGCGCGGCAGTGTCGTCGGGCGCATGGAGGCGGCGCTGCGGCCGCTTCCGGCGGGTGGCGGCACCTGGTCGCAGCGGCTGCTGGAAGCGCCGCTGGGCGGAGGCATCCGCTACAACGGCCCGGCCGACACGCTGTTCTCGTTCGCCGGACAGCCCGGGCAGACGCTGGTCGGCTCGGTCGGGTTGGCGGCGGACTTCTCGTGCAAGCTCACCGATCCTTGCGTGAACGGTCTGGTGAAGGGGCGTGACCTCACATACGAATACCAGGCCTACGGCACCAAGCTGACCAACATGACGCTGGCAGGCCGCTTCAACGGCAACAACTTCGAACTGCAGTCGCTCAATGCCAATGCCGGCAGCGGCACCGTCAGCGCGAGCGGGCGGATGAGCCTGGCGGCGGCGGAAGGCTATCCCATGGACCTCGCGGTCAAGCTCGACAAGGCGCGGCTGGCGCGCAGCTCCTCGCTTTCGGCCAGCGCCACCGGCACCGTCAACCTGACCAAGCGGGCGGGCGAGAAGGCCCTCCTCTCGGGCGAGCTGCGGCTGCCGGAAACGCGCTACCAGATCGTGCGGGAAGGGGCCGTGGAGATCCCGCAGCTCACCGGCGTGCGCTTCAAGCCGAAGACCGGGCCGACCCGCGTGACCGGCGACGAGCAGGCCGAGCCGATACTGACCGCGTTCTCGACGCTGCGTCTCGACCTGCACCTCAAGGCGCCGGAAAAGCTCTACGTCTCGGGCATGGGGCTCGATTCGGAGTGGTCGGCCGACTTCACCGTGGGCGGCACCAGCGCCGCGCCGACGATGGCGGGCGACGTCACGCTGATCCGCGGCAACCTTGACTTTGCCGGGCGCTCGTTCGACATCTCGTCGGGCAAGATCTCGTTCAACGGCGGACGCACCATCGATCCTTCGGTCTCGATCGCCGCAACCGACACGATCGAGGACGTGGCGGTGACCGTCTCGGTCAGCGGCAGGGCCTACAACCCGCAGATCGAGTTCAGTTCGGACCCGAGCCTGCCCGATGACGAGATCCTCTCGCGCATCCTGTTCGGCAGCTCGATCGCCAACCTTTCGGCGATCCAGGCGGTGCAGCTGGCGACCTCGCTCAACTCGCTGCGGGCAAGCGGGGGCGGCCTCAATCCGCTGGGCAAGCTGCGTTCGGCAACCGGCATCGACCGCCTGCGCATCCTCAGCCCCGACCAGACCACCGGGCGCGGCACCGCGCTCGCCGCCGGGCAGTACCTGACGGACGACATCTATGTCGAACTGATCACCGACGCGCGCGGCTTCACCGCGACGCAGCTGGAAGTCAGCGTGACCAAGTGGCTGTCGGTGCTGAGCCAGGCGGGCGGCTCGGGGGTCAACTCGCTCAACGTGAAGATCAAGAAGGACTACTGA
- the mrdA gene encoding penicillin-binding protein 2 yields MKINFRRLIEPRHVSAGTLRNSFDRRSLVVGGIQGGIGVLLASRMAWLAIGQNAKYELEAESNRVNLSLIPPRRGWLLDRNGTPLASNRADFRVDVIPERMGDKAQTLGTLRQLLNMTPIAVQDLEDKIEKARGFAPVEVASGLDFERFASVSVRLPDLPGVVTQRGFSRFYPLGPSVGHLIGYVGPASAEEYEKDHDPVLITPGYKVGKDALEKFYEKDLRGKPGARRVEVTASGRIVRDLDTREDVPGKTIKLTIDAGIQDYAARRIGIESGAAVVMDCQTGDILAMCSMPSFDPNSFSDGIGRLEWKMLSDDDHVPLRNKVLRGLYPPGSTVKPMVALSFMEAGLDPNESVFCGGGLRVGNRVFHCWNHRGHGQVNMAKGIYQSCDVYFYHFAQRIGMDPIAAMAGRLGLGHDFPLPVSGQSYGTVPNPAWKLKKYGKEWQTFDTVNATIGQGYFLVNPLQQAIQASRLASGKIIMPRLIHGSDYEAPKSLGIAEEHLAYIHQAMSDVANGPGSAPHARLPFPDIKLAGKTGTAQVVGLNIGNGKGGQWKHRDHGHFICFAPVENPRYACSVVIEHGGGSGAAYPVARDIMTYIFDKQKGMDILTELEQGWGGTPKQRLDARYRKYAAEYGVGAPAVSSEQESAAVDQSNSAPEAAQPIVRDAQSPAPEPAAAANPAAGTAQPASASASGAASGSASPPASSSTPTATPAQTPGNPQ; encoded by the coding sequence ATGAAGATCAACTTCCGGCGCCTGATCGAGCCGCGCCACGTCAGCGCGGGCACGTTGCGCAACAGCTTCGACCGCCGCAGCCTCGTGGTCGGCGGCATCCAGGGCGGCATCGGCGTGCTCCTGGCCAGCCGCATGGCCTGGCTGGCCATCGGCCAGAACGCCAAGTACGAGCTGGAGGCGGAGAGCAACCGCGTCAACCTCTCGCTGATCCCGCCGCGCCGCGGCTGGCTGCTCGACCGCAACGGCACTCCGCTGGCCTCGAATCGCGCCGACTTCCGGGTCGACGTGATCCCCGAGCGCATGGGCGACAAGGCACAGACGCTGGGCACCTTGCGCCAGCTCCTCAACATGACGCCGATCGCCGTGCAGGACCTCGAGGACAAGATCGAGAAGGCGCGCGGCTTCGCACCGGTCGAAGTTGCCAGCGGCCTCGATTTCGAGCGATTCGCCTCGGTCAGCGTGCGCCTGCCCGACCTTCCCGGCGTCGTCACCCAGCGCGGCTTCTCGCGGTTCTATCCGCTCGGTCCCTCGGTCGGCCACCTGATCGGCTATGTCGGCCCTGCCTCTGCCGAGGAGTACGAGAAGGACCACGATCCCGTGCTCATCACGCCGGGCTACAAGGTCGGCAAGGACGCGCTCGAGAAGTTCTACGAGAAGGACCTGCGCGGCAAGCCCGGCGCACGCCGCGTCGAAGTGACCGCCTCGGGCCGGATCGTGCGCGATCTCGACACCCGCGAGGACGTCCCCGGCAAGACCATCAAGCTGACCATCGACGCCGGTATCCAGGACTATGCCGCGCGCCGCATCGGCATCGAATCGGGCGCGGCGGTGGTCATGGACTGCCAGACCGGCGACATCCTCGCGATGTGCTCGATGCCCAGCTTCGATCCCAACAGCTTTTCCGACGGCATCGGCCGCCTCGAATGGAAGATGCTGTCGGACGACGACCATGTGCCCCTGCGCAACAAGGTGCTGCGCGGGCTCTATCCGCCCGGCTCCACGGTCAAGCCGATGGTGGCGCTCTCGTTCATGGAAGCAGGCCTCGACCCGAACGAATCGGTGTTCTGCGGCGGCGGCCTGCGTGTCGGCAACCGCGTGTTCCACTGCTGGAACCACCGCGGCCACGGCCAGGTCAACATGGCCAAGGGCATCTACCAGAGCTGCGACGTCTATTTCTACCACTTCGCCCAGCGCATCGGCATGGACCCGATCGCGGCGATGGCGGGCCGCCTCGGCCTCGGCCACGATTTCCCGCTGCCGGTCTCCGGCCAGTCCTACGGCACCGTGCCGAACCCGGCGTGGAAGCTGAAGAAATACGGCAAGGAATGGCAGACCTTCGACACGGTCAACGCCACCATCGGCCAGGGCTACTTCCTGGTGAACCCGCTGCAGCAGGCCATTCAGGCCTCGCGGCTTGCCAGCGGCAAGATCATCATGCCGCGCCTGATCCACGGCAGCGACTACGAAGCCCCCAAGTCGCTCGGCATTGCCGAGGAGCACCTGGCCTACATCCACCAGGCCATGTCCGACGTCGCCAACGGCCCAGGCTCGGCGCCGCACGCACGCCTGCCCTTCCCGGACATCAAGCTGGCGGGCAAGACCGGCACCGCCCAGGTCGTCGGCCTCAACATCGGCAACGGCAAGGGCGGCCAGTGGAAGCACCGCGACCACGGCCACTTCATCTGCTTCGCGCCGGTGGAGAACCCCCGCTACGCCTGCTCCGTCGTCATCGAGCACGGCGGCGGTTCGGGGGCGGCCTATCCGGTCGCCCGCGATATCATGACCTACATCTTCGACAAGCAGAAGGGCATGGATATCCTGACCGAGCTGGAACAGGGCTGGGGCGGCACGCCCAAGCAGCGGCTCGACGCGCGATACCGCAAGTATGCCGCCGAATACGGTGTCGGCGCCCCGGCCGTGTCGTCCGAACAGGAAAGCGCGGCGGTGGACCAGTCCAATTCCGCACCGGAAGCCGCGCAGCCGATCGTCCGTGACGCGCAGTCACCCGCGCCCGAACCCGCCGCCGCGGCCAATCCGGCGGCGGGCACGGCCCAGCCTGCCTCGGCGTCCGCTTCGGGGGCCGCCTCGGGGTCCGCATCGCCCCCCGCGTCCTCTTCCACTCCGACTGCGACACCCGCGCAAACCCCCGGAAATCCGCAATGA
- a CDS encoding autotransporter assembly complex family protein, producing MPGPSDHAAIGSRLVREGAGLATLAFVLALTGTPARAQQADPASPAADSSDARRPDARGADAGKPDENDTLQAGKLAVPAPPADAVMPDVKPVISDDEFNRSIPRLGAEDDPELGKPLETIDEFEKRLAGDGKAANAQSPVQSPAPAPPAASASAGAAVQQAAAPTAETETIGTAPVRDAELTAPLPPIDQFEVTPVQFAEAEEEAKDTEVAYAMRIDGVEEADKAADTDLLAEFKSHSALKKGDGKAANIAMLRARLAEDATLMQTVLASEGWYSPVIRTRVQRDRNDEGKVALTAVMTVSPGKRYTLSDIVVKADPTVPPSLIADNLALKRGEPIIAQRVQGAEAQVALALPENGYAFAQVGDRDILLDPDSGEGVYTLPVDVGPRGRFDGFTTSGDLAFDAKHIGVLARFKKGDLYDSRKVDDLRKALIATSLFSTIAVEPRKTGQSAGSDGTEYVTLHVQQDAGPPRTIAGTIGYATGEGLSAQASWTHRNLFPPEGALIVSAIAGTKQQGLSTTFRRSNSGQRDRTLELVTEAFHNDYDAYSAYTGRIAIRMARDSTPLWQKKITYAVGAETLITGETDYNTATGTRDRKLYYVAGVNGQLGFDQTDSLLDPTKGFRLTALVQPEATVKGGFNPYIRSRIDGSGYFPVTDSLVLAGRVRLGTIKGAGLFDIAPSRRLYAGGGGSVRGYSYQALGEQAADGKAVGGRSLNEASVEARYRFGNYGIVAFVDAGQAYRQTTPQFNDLRYGVGIGGRFYTNFGPMRLDLATPIDRRPGESRLNIYVSIGQAF from the coding sequence ATGCCAGGACCAAGCGATCACGCCGCCATCGGTTCCCGACTGGTGCGTGAAGGCGCCGGATTGGCGACGCTGGCATTCGTGCTGGCGCTCACCGGTACGCCTGCGCGCGCGCAGCAAGCCGATCCGGCCAGCCCGGCGGCAGACAGCAGCGATGCCAGGCGGCCTGATGCGAGAGGCGCGGATGCCGGAAAGCCCGACGAGAACGATACCCTGCAGGCCGGAAAGCTTGCCGTGCCGGCGCCGCCTGCCGATGCGGTGATGCCCGATGTGAAGCCGGTCATTTCCGACGACGAGTTTAACCGTTCGATCCCCAGGCTGGGCGCCGAAGACGATCCCGAACTTGGCAAGCCGCTGGAGACGATCGACGAATTCGAGAAGCGACTGGCGGGCGATGGCAAGGCGGCGAATGCCCAGTCTCCTGTCCAGTCTCCTGCCCCGGCGCCTCCTGCTGCTTCTGCCTCGGCGGGCGCTGCCGTCCAGCAGGCGGCGGCTCCCACCGCCGAAACCGAAACCATCGGCACCGCGCCGGTTCGGGACGCGGAACTGACCGCACCCCTGCCGCCGATCGACCAGTTCGAAGTGACCCCGGTCCAGTTCGCCGAGGCCGAGGAAGAGGCCAAGGACACCGAAGTCGCCTATGCGATGCGGATCGATGGGGTGGAGGAGGCCGACAAGGCCGCGGACACCGATCTGCTGGCCGAGTTCAAGTCCCATTCCGCCCTCAAGAAAGGGGACGGCAAGGCCGCCAATATCGCGATGCTGCGCGCGCGTCTGGCGGAGGATGCGACGCTCATGCAGACCGTGCTCGCGTCCGAGGGCTGGTATTCGCCGGTCATCCGTACCCGGGTCCAGCGTGATCGCAACGACGAGGGCAAGGTTGCGCTGACCGCGGTGATGACGGTGTCGCCGGGCAAGCGCTACACGCTTTCCGACATCGTCGTGAAAGCCGACCCGACGGTGCCGCCAAGCCTCATCGCCGACAATCTCGCACTCAAGCGCGGCGAGCCGATCATCGCGCAGCGTGTGCAGGGCGCCGAGGCGCAAGTGGCGCTGGCGCTTCCCGAAAACGGCTATGCCTTCGCGCAAGTGGGGGACCGCGACATCCTGCTCGACCCGGATAGCGGCGAGGGTGTCTATACGCTGCCGGTCGACGTCGGCCCGCGCGGCCGCTTCGACGGGTTCACGACCTCGGGCGATCTGGCCTTCGATGCCAAGCACATCGGCGTGCTTGCGCGGTTCAAGAAGGGCGATCTCTACGACAGCCGCAAGGTCGACGACTTGCGCAAGGCGCTGATCGCGACCAGCCTGTTCTCGACGATCGCTGTCGAGCCCCGCAAGACCGGGCAATCCGCGGGGAGCGACGGTACCGAATACGTCACCCTGCACGTCCAGCAGGACGCCGGGCCGCCGCGCACGATTGCCGGTACCATCGGGTATGCCACGGGCGAGGGGCTCAGCGCCCAGGCCAGCTGGACCCATCGCAACCTGTTCCCGCCTGAAGGCGCGCTGATCGTCAGCGCCATCGCGGGTACCAAGCAGCAAGGGCTGTCGACGACGTTCAGGCGCTCCAATTCGGGGCAGCGCGATCGCACGCTGGAACTGGTGACCGAGGCGTTCCACAACGACTACGACGCCTACAGCGCCTATACCGGGCGCATCGCCATCCGCATGGCGCGCGATTCCACGCCGCTCTGGCAGAAGAAGATCACGTATGCCGTCGGCGCCGAAACGCTGATCACCGGCGAGACCGACTACAACACGGCAACCGGCACGCGCGACCGCAAGCTCTATTACGTGGCCGGGGTGAACGGACAGCTCGGTTTCGACCAGACCGACAGCCTGCTCGACCCCACCAAGGGCTTTCGCCTGACCGCGCTGGTCCAGCCGGAAGCGACCGTGAAGGGCGGTTTCAACCCCTATATCCGCAGCCGGATCGACGGTTCCGGCTACTTCCCGGTGACCGACAGTCTTGTCCTGGCGGGGCGTGTGCGCCTCGGCACCATCAAGGGTGCCGGCCTGTTCGACATCGCACCGTCGCGGCGGCTCTACGCCGGCGGCGGCGGCTCGGTGCGCGGCTACAGCTATCAGGCGCTGGGCGAGCAGGCCGCCGACGGCAAGGCGGTGGGCGGGCGCAGTCTCAACGAGGCGTCGGTCGAGGCGCGTTACCGTTTCGGCAACTATGGCATCGTCGCCTTTGTCGATGCCGGGCAGGCCTATCGGCAGACCACCCCGCAGTTCAACGACTTGCGCTACGGCGTCGGCATCGGCGGCCGCTTCTACACGAATTTCGGACCGATGCGCCTCGATCTCGCCACGCCGATTGACCGCCGGCCGGGCGAATCGCGCCTCAATATCTACGTTTCGATCGGACAGGCCTTCTGA
- the rodA gene encoding rod shape-determining protein RodA: MSRSIVPDTIARQPWAMLVPLMGLVSLGGAVLYSAAGGSLQPYALSHVLRFFVFLCMAIVISRFSRDMFRMAAYPIYGTIVILLVLVEAIGAVGGGSQRWLNLGFMTLQPSELMKPAIVLVLARFYETLPHAMTASWRGLVPAGLLILLPVAFVAIQPDLGTALAICFGGGVTMFLAGLPMWWFVSAGVTALISAPIAFFTVLHDYQRNRVLTFLDPESDPLGTGYHITQSKIAIGSGGIFGKGFGNGSQSHLQYLPEPHTDFVFATMSEEWGMVGGYFVLLVFAVILTWGMRVARSAPDRFSSLLAAGMTATIFFYVAINLMMVMGLAPVVGIPLPFMSHGGTSMMTNMICIGTLMAINRWNTRPSSLS, encoded by the coding sequence ATCAGCCGCTCCATCGTCCCCGACACCATCGCCCGCCAACCCTGGGCGATGCTGGTGCCGCTGATGGGGCTGGTCTCGCTGGGCGGCGCGGTGCTCTATTCGGCAGCAGGCGGCAGTCTCCAGCCTTATGCGCTGAGCCACGTCCTGCGCTTTTTCGTGTTCCTCTGCATGGCCATCGTCATTTCCCGCTTCAGCCGGGACATGTTCCGGATGGCCGCCTATCCGATCTACGGCACCATCGTGATCCTGCTGGTGCTGGTGGAGGCGATCGGCGCGGTCGGCGGCGGCAGCCAGCGCTGGCTGAACCTCGGCTTCATGACCCTGCAGCCCTCGGAACTGATGAAACCGGCCATCGTGCTGGTGCTGGCGCGGTTCTACGAGACACTGCCCCACGCGATGACCGCCAGCTGGCGCGGCCTCGTTCCCGCTGGCCTGCTGATCCTGCTGCCGGTCGCCTTCGTGGCGATCCAGCCCGACCTCGGCACCGCGCTGGCGATCTGCTTTGGCGGCGGCGTGACGATGTTCCTGGCGGGCCTGCCAATGTGGTGGTTCGTCAGCGCGGGCGTGACCGCACTGATCAGCGCCCCGATCGCCTTCTTCACGGTCCTGCACGACTATCAGCGCAACCGCGTGCTGACCTTCCTCGATCCCGAGAGCGACCCGCTGGGCACCGGTTACCACATCACCCAGTCCAAGATCGCGATCGGTTCGGGCGGCATATTCGGCAAGGGCTTCGGCAACGGCTCGCAAAGCCACCTGCAATACCTGCCCGAACCGCACACCGACTTCGTCTTCGCGACGATGTCGGAGGAATGGGGCATGGTCGGCGGCTACTTCGTGCTGCTGGTCTTTGCGGTCATCCTCACCTGGGGCATGCGGGTCGCCCGCAGCGCGCCGGACCGATTCTCCAGCCTGCTGGCCGCCGGCATGACCGCGACGATCTTTTTCTACGTCGCCATCAACCTGATGATGGTCATGGGGCTTGCCCCGGTGGTCGGCATTCCGCTGCCTTTCATGAGCCACGGCGGCACTTCGATGATGACCAACATGATCTGCATCGGCACGCTGATGGCGATCAACCGCTGGAATACGCGCCCCAGCAGCCTTTCCTGA
- a CDS encoding YihY/virulence factor BrkB family protein, which yields MNGHEGTVERDTPDTVSDTNAPPLTAAPAAIGPAPVTPGWDADTPLALPARAWWRVVRRVWVMSGFHELGLLAAGLAFYCFLALTPLIAATVMTYGLVGDVDAVRDQMQSIVRVVPPEVAHMLEQQLIQIVTTSRGVTGFALVIALFFAIYGGMRAASGMISALNVINEERETRGIIALTLRAGGLTLSAVLIAMTGVVSGGIFAWLQTHAAAYLGDATQSLFNWLTWLAAILLGSSGFALIMRYGPDRRPAKWRWLAPGALLATLLWIAVSFGFSLYVAYISDYNATYGSLSAIVVFLMWLFLSAYGILLGALLNAEIERQTFCDTTRGPPKPPGERGAVLADVIDDRVPSLADLQRKRSRRAEKARRRAD from the coding sequence ATGAATGGACACGAAGGAACCGTCGAGCGTGACACGCCGGATACGGTTTCCGATACGAATGCGCCACCCCTGACGGCGGCTCCGGCGGCAATCGGTCCCGCGCCTGTCACGCCGGGCTGGGATGCGGATACGCCGCTCGCCTTGCCGGCGCGCGCATGGTGGCGGGTGGTGCGGCGGGTCTGGGTGATGAGCGGGTTCCATGAACTCGGCCTGCTGGCGGCGGGGCTCGCGTTCTACTGCTTTCTCGCGCTGACGCCGCTGATCGCCGCCACCGTGATGACCTACGGCCTCGTCGGCGACGTCGACGCCGTGCGCGACCAGATGCAGAGCATCGTCCGGGTGGTCCCACCCGAAGTGGCCCATATGCTCGAACAGCAACTGATCCAGATCGTCACCACCAGCCGCGGCGTCACCGGTTTTGCACTGGTGATCGCGCTGTTCTTTGCGATCTACGGAGGCATGCGCGCGGCGAGCGGCATGATCAGCGCGCTCAACGTCATCAACGAGGAGCGCGAGACCCGCGGCATCATCGCCCTCACCTTGCGCGCCGGAGGCCTGACGCTGTCCGCCGTGCTGATCGCGATGACCGGCGTGGTTTCCGGCGGCATCTTCGCATGGCTGCAGACCCATGCCGCCGCCTACCTCGGCGATGCGACGCAAAGCCTGTTCAACTGGCTCACCTGGCTCGCCGCCATCCTTCTCGGCAGTAGCGGCTTTGCGCTCATCATGCGCTACGGCCCGGACCGGCGCCCCGCCAAGTGGCGCTGGCTCGCCCCCGGTGCCTTGCTGGCGACCCTGCTGTGGATCGCCGTCTCGTTCGGGTTCTCGCTCTATGTCGCCTATATCAGCGACTACAACGCGACCTATGGCTCGCTTTCGGCCATCGTCGTGTTCCTGATGTGGCTGTTCCTGTCGGCCTACGGTATCCTGCTCGGCGCCCTGCTCAATGCGGAAATCGAGCGGCAGACCTTCTGCGACACCACCAGAGGTCCGCCCAAACCGCCCGGTGAGCGCGGGGCCGTGCTGGCCGACGTCATCGACGACCGGGTGCCCTCGCTCGCGGACCTCCAGCGCAAGCGCAGCCGCCGCGCCGAGAAGGCACGCCGAAGGGCGGATTAA